Proteins from a single region of Vibrio sp. DW001:
- a CDS encoding aldehyde dehydrogenase family protein, with amino-acid sequence MDSNELENIVRNILTEKFAQSEPVESPTAIENALFESVDSAIQAASAAFQRFHRSPLKTRSAIITAIRKELAPVIPKLAADAVAESGMGNTEDKILKNQAALNNTPGIEDLTTQALTGDDGMVLYEYSPYGVIGSITPSTNPTETIINNSISMLAAGNAVYFSPHPGAKLISLWLISKMEDIAFRACGIRNLIVTMKEPSFKATQEMMIHPSIALLAVTGGPAIVTAAMKTGKKVIGAGAGNPPCLVDETAEIVNAARSIIAGASLDYNVPCIAEKAVVVVDSVVDQLIQQMQSFDAYLVSNPSDIERLRNACFDNGTVNKNLVGRSPGTILEAAGIHCPDKEPKLIILETDADDIFVVEEQLMPVLPIVRVTNFEEGLTLSLRIEAGLHHTAVMHSQNVSRLNKAAQMMQTSIFVKNGPSYAGIGVGGESFTTFTIATPTGEGTTSAKSFARSRRCVLQNGFSIR; translated from the coding sequence ATGGACAGTAATGAATTAGAAAACATTGTTCGCAATATTTTAACCGAGAAATTCGCGCAAAGTGAACCAGTTGAATCACCTACTGCAATAGAAAACGCTTTATTTGAAAGTGTAGATAGTGCCATACAGGCGGCTTCTGCAGCATTTCAGCGTTTTCATAGAAGCCCACTAAAAACTCGTAGTGCCATTATTACTGCGATTCGAAAAGAGTTAGCCCCCGTCATTCCAAAATTGGCAGCGGACGCAGTGGCTGAGTCAGGTATGGGCAACACAGAAGACAAAATTTTAAAAAATCAGGCGGCATTAAACAATACCCCTGGTATCGAAGACCTCACAACCCAAGCATTAACCGGTGACGATGGCATGGTGTTATATGAGTATTCACCTTATGGAGTCATTGGATCTATCACCCCAAGCACCAACCCAACTGAAACTATAATCAATAACAGTATTAGCATGTTAGCAGCTGGCAATGCGGTTTACTTTTCACCTCATCCTGGGGCAAAGCTCATCTCTTTGTGGCTTATTAGTAAAATGGAAGACATTGCCTTTAGAGCCTGTGGTATTAGAAACCTAATTGTCACTATGAAAGAGCCTAGCTTCAAAGCAACTCAGGAGATGATGATTCACCCTTCAATCGCACTGTTAGCGGTTACAGGTGGCCCGGCTATTGTTACTGCAGCAATGAAAACAGGTAAAAAAGTGATTGGCGCTGGCGCGGGTAATCCCCCTTGTCTCGTTGATGAAACCGCCGAAATTGTGAATGCCGCTAGAAGTATCATTGCTGGTGCATCTCTCGATTATAATGTGCCATGTATCGCTGAAAAAGCGGTTGTTGTTGTCGACTCTGTTGTCGATCAACTCATTCAGCAAATGCAGTCATTTGACGCCTATCTTGTATCTAATCCAAGTGATATAGAGCGCCTACGTAATGCTTGCTTTGACAATGGCACAGTAAACAAAAACCTTGTAGGAAGAAGCCCAGGAACTATCTTAGAAGCCGCAGGGATCCACTGCCCAGATAAAGAACCAAAGCTCATTATCTTAGAAACGGATGCTGATGATATTTTCGTTGTTGAAGAACAACTTATGCCTGTATTACCTATTGTTCGTGTCACTAATTTTGAAGAAGGGTTAACACTTTCTTTACGCATTGAAGCCGGCCTACACCACACAGCAGTAATGCACTCACAAAACGTATCTCGCTTAAATAAAGCAGCTCAGATGATGCAAACTTCGATTTTTGTTAAGAATGGACCTTCCTATGCTGGCATCGGTGTCGGTGGTGAGAGTTTTACCACATTCACTATTGCGACACCGACTGGTGAAGGAACAACATCAGCAAAATCATTCGCGAGATCGCGTCGTTGTGTATTACAAAACGGATTTTCAATTCGCTAA
- a CDS encoding cob(I)yrinic acid a,c-diamide adenosyltransferase, translated as MSIYTKKGDAGMTSLVGGTRVNKSDLQVDAYGTIDELNSNIALATKAVKNKSHIQLLESIQHQLFYLGAEVATSDQSVIKSNQRLIETCDIESMERAIDQCMSALPPVNSFVLPGSSEAGSRLHCARTIARRAERRLVEVAQHSNIRPIVLKYVNRLSDFLYALARAEDDFYSNEQMIKTIVHSYCEAVESGPKHDNQHSQIYQERSIMPTPQNLNFMLVHQMIKQAVDTSIERKVPVVISVVDANGHLIITYRMPEALLVSTDLAPKKAYTSVALKCATHQLSDLIQPGTDLYQLETMCDGKIVTFGGGIPLYQQQQLVGAIGISGGTVKQDVEIALAAIKNLDLEEK; from the coding sequence GTGAGTATTTATACAAAGAAAGGGGATGCAGGTATGACCTCTTTAGTTGGTGGAACAAGAGTGAACAAATCTGATTTACAGGTTGATGCGTACGGAACCATTGATGAACTCAATTCTAATATTGCTCTCGCCACTAAGGCGGTCAAAAATAAGAGTCATATTCAACTCTTGGAATCAATTCAACATCAGCTTTTTTATCTTGGTGCTGAGGTTGCAACATCAGACCAGAGCGTCATTAAAAGTAATCAAAGGTTAATAGAAACCTGTGATATCGAATCGATGGAACGCGCTATTGACCAATGCATGTCGGCGCTTCCTCCCGTAAATAGCTTTGTATTACCAGGAAGTTCAGAAGCAGGGAGTCGACTTCACTGCGCCCGAACAATCGCTAGAAGAGCGGAAAGACGTTTAGTAGAAGTCGCACAACATTCAAATATACGCCCAATCGTTCTTAAATATGTAAACCGGCTATCCGATTTTCTCTATGCACTTGCACGAGCAGAAGATGATTTTTACTCAAACGAACAAATGATAAAAACTATCGTACATAGCTATTGTGAAGCGGTGGAATCTGGTCCTAAGCACGACAATCAACACAGCCAAATTTACCAAGAGAGAAGTATCATGCCAACTCCTCAAAACCTCAATTTCATGCTCGTTCATCAAATGATAAAACAAGCTGTTGACACATCTATTGAACGAAAAGTACCGGTGGTAATTTCTGTTGTCGATGCGAATGGACATCTAATCATTACTTATCGCATGCCAGAAGCATTATTGGTGAGTACCGATTTAGCACCTAAAAAAGCCTATACATCGGTAGCACTAAAATGCGCCACCCATCAACTATCTGATTTGATACAACCCGGTACAGACCTTTACCAACTAGAAACCATGTGCGATGGGAAAATTGTCACCTTTGGCGGCGGTATTCCGTTGTACCAACAACAGCAACTCGTCGGTGCTATTGGCATCAGTGGCGGCACGGTTAAGCAAGATGTAGAGATTGCACTCGCTGCCATCAAAAACTTAGATTTAGAGGAAAAATAG
- a CDS encoding EutN/CcmL family microcompartment protein: MQLATVVGSIVSTQKSPSLIGKKLLIVRRVNGDDAQTSNPEWSDEIAADCVGAGEGELVFVTRGSSARLIQDNNCEAVDLAIVGIVDSVNYRSEG; the protein is encoded by the coding sequence ATGCAATTAGCAACAGTTGTAGGCTCTATTGTTTCGACTCAGAAATCGCCGTCGCTCATCGGTAAAAAGTTATTAATTGTGAGGCGAGTAAATGGCGACGATGCCCAAACGTCAAATCCTGAATGGTCTGACGAAATCGCAGCCGATTGCGTTGGCGCAGGCGAAGGTGAACTCGTGTTTGTCACCAGAGGTTCTTCTGCCCGACTGATTCAAGATAACAACTGTGAAGCGGTTGATCTTGCCATCGTCGGTATTGTCGATTCAGTCAATTATCGGTCAGAAGGTTAA
- the pduM gene encoding PduM family microcompartment protein, producing MTNQEIDITSIVNAVINTLIKRQTAVYKTNLNALTNGISKSVYSNYSTLFITLPDIQFIQQLASHGKSDHVSPAVQHVYDALSYGLDLKLNIHEHLLPSLPIDGLALLPIQLSDQLGNAIKLETTPVLSYQQVITFTGKWLITPKTTLITPLAKDILIQNNIYLIKVR from the coding sequence GTGACGAATCAAGAGATCGACATTACTAGTATTGTTAACGCGGTGATTAACACTCTCATTAAACGTCAAACTGCTGTTTATAAAACAAACCTAAATGCGTTAACAAATGGAATATCAAAATCTGTTTACTCAAATTACAGCACGTTATTTATTACTCTACCAGACATACAGTTTATTCAGCAACTCGCTAGTCATGGTAAAAGTGACCATGTTAGTCCTGCTGTTCAACATGTTTATGATGCACTCTCTTATGGCCTTGATCTCAAACTCAATATCCATGAGCACCTTTTACCGTCTTTGCCCATTGATGGCTTAGCCTTATTACCGATTCAATTAAGTGATCAACTTGGCAACGCTATCAAGTTAGAGACAACACCTGTGTTGAGTTACCAACAGGTGATCACTTTCACTGGAAAATGGTTGATTACGCCAAAAACAACGCTTATTACCCCATTGGCCAAGGATATCCTTATCCAAAACAATATTTACCTAATTAAAGTGAGATAA
- a CDS encoding phosphate propanoyltransferase: MVEEELIHNEVENIVRNLFDEMRQRPIPVGVSNRHIHLCQADFSALFPGRDLTVKKMLLQPGQYAADEIVTVCGPKGCIERVRILGPLRGQTQVEISATDARTIGVKAPLRLSGKLAGTPGVSLVSQFGEVALEQGTLVALRHIHMSPLEALVYGVSDGDSVKVSIEGTLRKAIFDDVAIRIDPAMKLEMHIDTDEANAADLGNQSAFAVLIKN; encoded by the coding sequence ATGGTTGAGGAGGAGTTAATCCACAACGAAGTAGAGAACATTGTAAGAAATCTATTTGATGAGATGCGTCAACGACCAATACCTGTGGGGGTATCTAATCGTCATATTCACCTTTGCCAAGCCGATTTTTCAGCTCTTTTTCCCGGTCGAGATCTGACCGTTAAGAAAATGCTTCTACAACCAGGTCAATATGCAGCAGATGAAATAGTCACGGTATGTGGACCAAAAGGATGTATTGAACGAGTACGTATATTAGGGCCTTTACGTGGTCAAACCCAGGTTGAAATTTCTGCAACTGATGCTCGTACTATCGGTGTTAAAGCGCCCTTACGTTTATCAGGGAAATTAGCGGGTACACCAGGCGTTAGCTTAGTCAGTCAGTTTGGAGAAGTGGCATTAGAACAAGGTACGCTTGTCGCATTACGTCATATCCATATGTCTCCGTTAGAAGCATTGGTTTACGGTGTTTCAGATGGGGACTCGGTGAAAGTATCCATTGAAGGCACGCTCAGAAAGGCCATTTTCGACGATGTAGCGATTCGTATTGATCCCGCGATGAAACTGGAAATGCACATCGATACCGATGAGGCAAATGCTGCGGATTTAGGTAATCAATCCGCTTTCGCTGTGTTGATAAAAAACTAA
- a CDS encoding BMC domain-containing protein, translating into MKISLGLLEVKGLALAINTADAMAKCAAINIIDIEKTNGDGWMVIKITGDVAAVQAAISSGASLANKNGGLVSEKVLPRPDLKLLDTFIPSPKKEHMVSKAIAPTELPQVVKDQRPDPVEPVVEEISEQVEVIQEVKEDSEKSSVQESESSSTQIEFEPIEEDSVEIEQKSPQIATCNLCLDPQCPRHKGEPHGNCVNGGKYNG; encoded by the coding sequence GTGAAAATCTCTCTCGGTTTGTTAGAAGTTAAAGGATTGGCCTTGGCGATTAATACCGCTGATGCCATGGCAAAGTGCGCTGCAATCAATATTATAGACATCGAAAAGACCAACGGTGACGGTTGGATGGTAATAAAAATCACAGGTGATGTTGCTGCCGTTCAAGCCGCTATATCTTCTGGTGCGTCTTTAGCGAACAAAAATGGCGGCCTTGTCTCTGAAAAAGTCTTACCTCGTCCTGACCTAAAACTACTGGACACTTTCATACCGAGCCCTAAAAAAGAACATATGGTAAGCAAGGCCATTGCCCCTACAGAGCTACCACAAGTAGTCAAAGACCAAAGGCCTGACCCTGTAGAACCAGTTGTGGAAGAAATATCAGAACAAGTAGAAGTAATTCAAGAGGTAAAAGAGGATTCTGAAAAATCATCAGTACAAGAATCGGAAAGTTCAAGTACGCAGATAGAGTTTGAACCAATAGAAGAAGACTCAGTTGAAATCGAACAAAAGTCGCCGCAAATAGCTACATGTAATCTATGTCTGGACCCGCAATGCCCTCGGCATAAAGGCGAACCTCACGGCAACTGCGTGAATGGAGGGAAATACAATGGTTGA
- a CDS encoding glycerol dehydratase reactivase beta/small subunit family protein produces MRNFTEHKPTILIMTQNGELESHWSQVLFGMEEEGIPYQIKKGKADYSIEEQAYEAAHQSALAVGIASTNEEIVVHYKNLSKQQPLFRKAYHDVTNPFQLRNIGCNAARLVKGIPFKINE; encoded by the coding sequence GTGAGAAACTTCACTGAGCATAAGCCAACTATATTAATCATGACTCAAAATGGAGAACTCGAATCTCATTGGAGTCAAGTATTGTTTGGTATGGAAGAAGAAGGCATTCCTTATCAAATTAAAAAAGGAAAAGCTGACTATTCAATTGAAGAACAAGCTTACGAAGCGGCGCATCAATCGGCTCTAGCGGTTGGTATCGCATCGACCAATGAAGAGATAGTCGTACATTATAAGAACTTATCCAAACAACAACCTTTATTTAGAAAGGCGTACCACGATGTTACTAATCCGTTTCAGCTTAGAAACATCGGTTGTAACGCCGCTCGTTTAGTCAAAGGTATACCGTTCAAAATCAATGAATAA
- a CDS encoding diol dehydratase reactivase subunit alpha — translation MTYIVGVDIGNSSTEVALAQSKFDGEQQFIASAITNTTGIKGTKQNLVGIYKALDLLVAKSGITLKDLDLIRINEATPVIGDVAMEMITETIITESTMIGHNPKTPGGLGVGVGITTTFDDLLTLDKSNSYIVVVTKDVDFADIASMINQASTLGYDVTGAILQRDDGVLVNNRLDKIIPIVDEVAFVHKIPLGMQAAIEVASQGKVINTLSNPYGIATLFTLTPEETKSIVPIARALIGTRSAVVVKTPEGDVKARVIPAGKLSLFCKNQSIEVDIAKGSQAVMDAVSSLSHLSNVIGELGTNIGGMIENVRQTMAELTNKPCDEVFIQDLLAVDTLVPVDVQGGLAGEFALEHAIGVASMVKSDHLQMARIAEEIHHTLNIEVQIGGAEAEAAILGALTTPGTAKPMAILDLGAGSTDASIINGKNDIVATHLAGAGEMVTMVIAAELGLSDRYLAEDIKRYPLAKVESLFHIRHEDNSVQFFDKPLSSDVFARVVVVKDESLVPLDADLTLEKIRNIRRSAKSRVFVTNSLRALKSVSPTGNIRDIPFVVLVGGSSLDFEVPQLVTDALAHYNLVAGQGNIRGQEGPRNAVATGLILSHAQGEIS, via the coding sequence ATGACCTACATTGTTGGTGTTGATATTGGTAACTCCTCTACCGAAGTCGCCTTAGCCCAGTCAAAATTTGATGGTGAGCAGCAATTTATCGCTAGCGCTATTACAAACACAACTGGGATAAAAGGAACCAAACAGAACTTAGTCGGGATATACAAGGCTTTAGACCTTTTGGTTGCTAAGTCAGGAATCACGCTTAAAGATCTTGACCTTATCCGCATTAATGAAGCTACGCCAGTGATCGGTGACGTTGCAATGGAGATGATTACAGAGACAATCATTACCGAGTCAACCATGATCGGTCACAATCCCAAGACTCCTGGTGGTCTTGGTGTTGGCGTTGGCATCACTACTACATTTGATGACTTGCTAACCTTAGATAAATCAAATTCTTATATAGTCGTCGTTACTAAAGATGTCGATTTTGCCGATATCGCTTCGATGATTAATCAAGCATCGACTTTGGGCTACGATGTAACCGGCGCTATCTTACAGAGAGATGATGGCGTATTGGTTAATAATCGCCTAGACAAAATCATCCCAATTGTTGATGAGGTTGCTTTTGTCCATAAAATTCCTCTTGGTATGCAAGCCGCGATAGAGGTGGCATCTCAAGGAAAAGTTATTAATACCTTATCTAATCCATATGGTATTGCTACTTTGTTCACTCTCACCCCAGAGGAAACAAAAAGTATTGTACCCATTGCCAGAGCATTAATCGGGACTCGGTCTGCCGTCGTAGTTAAAACACCAGAAGGTGACGTCAAAGCCCGAGTAATTCCAGCAGGCAAATTGTCACTATTTTGCAAAAACCAGTCAATAGAAGTCGATATAGCAAAAGGCAGCCAAGCGGTTATGGACGCGGTATCTTCTTTGAGCCACTTAAGCAATGTAATAGGTGAATTAGGAACCAACATTGGTGGAATGATTGAAAATGTTCGCCAAACTATGGCTGAATTAACAAATAAACCATGTGATGAAGTGTTTATCCAGGATTTATTAGCCGTAGACACTTTAGTGCCTGTCGACGTTCAAGGTGGATTAGCGGGTGAATTTGCTCTCGAACATGCTATAGGAGTAGCATCGATGGTCAAGTCTGACCACTTACAGATGGCACGTATAGCAGAAGAAATTCATCACACTCTTAATATTGAAGTACAAATAGGTGGTGCAGAAGCGGAAGCCGCTATACTAGGCGCGCTAACTACACCTGGTACTGCAAAACCAATGGCGATTCTAGATTTAGGTGCTGGTTCTACCGACGCCTCTATCATCAATGGTAAAAACGACATTGTTGCCACTCACCTTGCCGGGGCTGGTGAGATGGTAACCATGGTTATTGCTGCTGAGCTCGGTTTATCTGACCGCTACCTTGCAGAGGATATTAAACGATACCCATTGGCTAAAGTAGAGAGCTTATTTCACATTCGTCACGAAGACAATAGCGTCCAATTTTTTGACAAACCTCTATCCTCAGACGTGTTTGCCAGAGTTGTTGTGGTTAAAGACGAAAGCCTAGTTCCATTAGATGCAGACCTAACTTTAGAAAAAATTCGCAATATTCGGCGTAGCGCCAAGTCTCGTGTATTCGTGACAAATTCACTAAGAGCACTTAAATCAGTTAGTCCAACAGGAAATATTCGTGATATTCCGTTCGTCGTTCTCGTCGGTGGTTCATCACTTGATTTTGAGGTCCCTCAATTAGTTACTGACGCCTTAGCACATTACAACCTTGTTGCAGGTCAAGGAAATATTCGTGGACAAGAAGGACCACGTAACGCAGTAGCAACGGGATTAATACTGTCTCATGCACAAGGAGAGATCTCGTGA
- the pduE gene encoding propanediol dehydratase small subunit PduE, with the protein MNSETIESMVRDVLEKMNGPQGSASTTSSAPTRTSKAKVSDYPLASKHPEWVKTPTGKTAKDITLENVLNGSVTNQDMRITPEILRTQADIARDAGRDLLALNFERAAEMTAVPDDQVLDIYNALRPFRSSKQELLDIAQELESKYKATICAGFVREAAQLYQERKKLKGDN; encoded by the coding sequence ATGAATTCAGAAACGATTGAATCGATGGTTCGTGATGTGCTGGAGAAGATGAATGGTCCACAAGGCTCTGCGTCGACTACTAGCTCGGCTCCAACACGAACTTCTAAAGCGAAAGTCAGCGACTACCCGTTGGCAAGTAAGCATCCTGAATGGGTAAAAACACCTACAGGTAAAACAGCAAAAGACATTACGTTAGAAAACGTTTTAAACGGTAGCGTGACCAATCAAGACATGCGTATCACTCCTGAGATTTTAAGAACTCAGGCTGATATTGCACGAGATGCTGGTCGAGACCTTTTAGCTCTTAACTTTGAGCGTGCTGCTGAAATGACCGCGGTACCAGATGATCAAGTACTTGATATCTACAACGCGTTACGTCCATTCCGATCTAGCAAACAAGAACTGCTCGATATTGCTCAAGAATTAGAGAGTAAATATAAAGCGACAATATGTGCTGGGTTCGTAAGGGAAGCAGCTCAGTTGTACCAAGAAAGGAAAAAACTTAAAGGCGATAACTAA
- a CDS encoding propanediol/glycerol family dehydratase medium subunit, with protein sequence MEINEKLLRTIIEDVISSMQVKQESQAVSFTKPSSDSSSSAGFLQEIGEAKISTKRDEVVIAVGPAFGLSQTESIVGVPHKHIIRELIAGIEEEGLSARIVRCFKSSDVAFVAVEGEHLCGSGICIGIQSKGTTVIHQKGLPPLSNLELFPQAPLLTLDTYRLIGKNSAKYAKGETPQPVPTLNDQMARPKYQAKSAVLHIKETKHVVTGKNAVELAVAI encoded by the coding sequence ATGGAAATCAACGAAAAATTGCTACGGACAATCATTGAAGATGTAATCAGTAGTATGCAAGTTAAGCAAGAATCTCAAGCGGTTTCGTTTACTAAACCGTCAAGCGACAGTTCATCAAGCGCTGGATTTCTGCAAGAAATTGGTGAAGCAAAAATTAGCACCAAACGCGACGAAGTTGTAATTGCAGTTGGGCCAGCATTTGGTCTATCACAGACTGAAAGTATTGTCGGAGTTCCGCATAAACACATTATCAGAGAATTGATTGCAGGCATCGAAGAAGAAGGCCTTAGCGCCAGAATTGTTCGTTGTTTTAAGTCATCTGATGTTGCATTTGTTGCGGTTGAAGGTGAGCACCTTTGTGGCTCTGGTATATGCATTGGGATCCAATCTAAAGGCACTACGGTTATCCATCAGAAAGGATTGCCCCCTTTGTCCAACCTAGAGTTATTCCCTCAAGCGCCATTACTTACCCTTGATACTTACCGTCTGATAGGTAAAAACTCGGCTAAATATGCGAAAGGTGAAACACCGCAACCCGTTCCAACACTTAACGACCAGATGGCAAGACCTAAATACCAAGCTAAATCGGCTGTATTGCATATCAAGGAAACTAAGCACGTTGTAACGGGTAAAAACGCAGTTGAGCTAGCGGTTGCCATTTAA
- a CDS encoding propanediol/glycerol family dehydratase large subunit, whose translation MKSKRFEALAKRPVNQDGFVKEWVEEGFIAMDSPNDPIPSIKIVNGEVIELDNKPKAEFDLIDHFIARYGINLDNAEKVMAMDSVKLANMLCDPNVPRKDIVPLTTSMTPAKIVDVMSQMNVVEMMMSMQKMRARKSPSQQAHVTNIKDNPVQIAADAAEGALRGFDEQETTVAVARYAPFNAIALLVGSQVGRPGVLTQCALEEATELKLGMLGHTCYAETISVYGTEPVFTDGDDTPWSKGFLASAYASRGLKMRFTSGSGSEVQMGYAEGKSMLYLEARCIFITKAAGVQGLQNGSVSCIGVPSAVPSGIRAVLAENLICSSLDLECASSNDQTFTHSDMRRTARMLMQFLPGTDFISSGYSAVPNYDNMFAGSNEDAEDFDDYNVLQRDLRVDGGLNPVVEEDVVAIRNKAARAMQAIFAGMGLPEITDEEVTAATYAHGSRDMPDRNIVEDLKAAQEIIDLERNGLEVVTALYKGGFEDVAQNMLDIQKAKIAGDYLHTSAIILGDNEVVSAVNHLNDYAGPATGYRLEGKRWEQIKNIPNALDPQELG comes from the coding sequence ATGAAATCAAAAAGATTTGAAGCATTGGCAAAGCGTCCAGTTAATCAGGACGGCTTTGTGAAAGAGTGGGTTGAAGAAGGGTTTATCGCTATGGATAGCCCTAACGATCCGATACCTTCCATCAAAATTGTCAATGGCGAAGTCATTGAACTAGATAACAAACCCAAAGCTGAGTTTGACTTAATCGACCATTTTATAGCGCGTTACGGAATTAACTTAGACAACGCTGAAAAAGTAATGGCGATGGATTCTGTCAAACTAGCCAACATGTTGTGTGATCCTAATGTTCCACGCAAAGACATTGTGCCACTGACTACTTCAATGACTCCAGCAAAAATTGTGGACGTAATGTCACAAATGAATGTTGTAGAAATGATGATGTCAATGCAAAAGATGAGAGCGAGAAAATCACCTTCTCAACAAGCTCACGTCACCAACATCAAAGATAATCCAGTGCAAATCGCTGCAGACGCAGCAGAAGGTGCATTGCGTGGATTTGATGAACAAGAAACGACTGTAGCGGTTGCACGTTACGCTCCATTTAACGCCATTGCGTTATTGGTCGGCTCACAAGTAGGTCGTCCTGGAGTATTAACGCAATGTGCTTTAGAAGAAGCCACTGAGCTCAAACTCGGTATGCTTGGCCACACTTGTTATGCAGAAACAATTTCTGTTTACGGTACAGAGCCGGTATTCACTGATGGCGATGATACGCCTTGGTCTAAAGGTTTCCTTGCCTCTGCGTATGCTTCTCGTGGTCTTAAAATGCGCTTCACTTCTGGTAGTGGCTCCGAAGTACAAATGGGCTATGCCGAAGGAAAATCGATGCTTTATTTGGAAGCTCGATGCATTTTTATCACTAAAGCAGCAGGCGTTCAAGGTCTACAAAACGGTTCCGTTAGCTGTATTGGTGTCCCTTCCGCAGTACCTTCTGGTATCCGTGCCGTGTTAGCTGAAAACCTGATTTGTTCTTCACTTGATTTAGAGTGTGCATCGAGTAATGACCAAACATTTACACACTCTGACATGAGACGTACCGCGCGCATGTTGATGCAGTTCTTGCCGGGTACAGACTTCATTTCATCTGGTTATTCTGCAGTACCAAACTATGACAACATGTTTGCCGGCTCAAATGAAGATGCTGAAGATTTTGATGATTACAACGTTCTACAGCGTGACTTACGCGTCGACGGTGGACTTAATCCTGTTGTAGAAGAAGACGTTGTGGCTATTCGAAATAAAGCAGCGCGTGCTATGCAAGCAATATTTGCTGGTATGGGACTTCCTGAAATCACAGACGAAGAAGTAACGGCAGCGACTTATGCTCACGGTTCAAGAGATATGCCTGACCGTAACATCGTTGAAGATCTCAAAGCCGCACAAGAAATTATCGACCTAGAAAGAAATGGATTGGAAGTAGTAACAGCCTTGTATAAAGGTGGTTTTGAAGATGTTGCTCAAAACATGCTTGATATTCAGAAAGCAAAAATTGCCGGGGACTACCTACATACTTCAGCCATTATTCTTGGAGATAACGAAGTCGTTTCTGCAGTAAATCACCTGAACGACTATGCAGGGCCAGCAACAGGTTATCGACTTGAAGGCAAACGCTGGGAACAAATCAAAAACATTCCAAATGCGTTAGATCCACAAGAATTGGGCTAA
- the pduB gene encoding propanediol utilization microcompartment protein PduB, which yields MDSNLVDEVMTQVMAKVNDQGNQTPDQKNIEQGGKKMTQKACGLTEFVGTAIGDTIGLVIANVDTEVLNAMKLEKKYRSIGIMGARVGAGPHIMAADEAVKSTNTEVITIELPRDTKGGAGHGSLIVFGGDDVSDVRRAVEVALKELDRTFGDVYANDAGHIELQYSARASYALEKAFGTPLGKACGVIVGAPAAVGVLMADTAVKAANVETVAYSTPANGTSFSNEAILVISGDSGAVRQAVISAREVGKTLLSAMGDEPTNTRPSYI from the coding sequence ATGGACAGCAACCTGGTCGACGAAGTCATGACCCAGGTTATGGCAAAAGTTAATGATCAAGGAAATCAAACTCCGGATCAAAAAAATATTGAACAAGGCGGAAAGAAAATGACACAGAAAGCCTGTGGTTTAACAGAATTTGTTGGTACAGCAATCGGTGACACTATCGGACTGGTTATTGCCAATGTTGATACAGAAGTATTAAACGCAATGAAGTTAGAGAAGAAATATCGCTCTATCGGCATTATGGGGGCGCGCGTTGGTGCAGGCCCTCACATCATGGCAGCAGATGAAGCGGTTAAGAGTACCAATACCGAAGTCATCACTATTGAACTTCCACGTGATACTAAAGGCGGAGCTGGCCACGGCTCTCTTATCGTCTTTGGTGGCGATGATGTTTCTGATGTAAGACGAGCAGTTGAGGTCGCGCTAAAGGAATTGGACCGTACTTTTGGTGATGTATACGCTAACGATGCTGGTCATATTGAACTTCAATACAGCGCTAGAGCAAGTTACGCACTAGAAAAAGCGTTCGGGACACCACTAGGTAAAGCATGTGGCGTCATTGTTGGTGCACCTGCAGCTGTTGGTGTATTGATGGCTGACACGGCTGTTAAAGCCGCCAATGTAGAAACAGTTGCCTATAGTACACCCGCTAACGGAACTAGCTTTAGTAATGAAGCTATCTTAGTTATTTCTGGCGATTCTGGCGCTGTACGTCAAGCCGTCATTTCAGCACGTGAAGTTGGAAAAACCCTGCTATCTGCAATGGGTGACGAGCCAACCAACACTCGTCCTTCTTATATCTAA